From Pseudomonas sp. LS1212, the proteins below share one genomic window:
- the rplQ gene encoding 50S ribosomal protein L17, producing MRHRKSGRHLSRTSAHRKAMFQNMAVSLFEHELIKTTLPKAKELRRVAEPLITLAKEDSVANRRLAFDRTRSKAIVGKLFNDLGKRYATRQGGYLRILKCGFRAGDNAPMAYVELVDRPVGGVVEAAE from the coding sequence ATGCGTCATCGTAAAAGTGGTCGTCACCTGAGCCGCACCAGCGCGCACCGCAAGGCCATGTTCCAAAACATGGCGGTGTCGCTGTTCGAGCACGAGCTGATCAAAACTACCCTGCCGAAAGCCAAGGAACTGCGCCGCGTTGCCGAGCCGCTGATCACCCTGGCTAAAGAAGACAGCGTAGCTAACCGTCGCCTGGCCTTCGACCGTACTCGTTCGAAAGCCATCGTTGGTAAGCTGTTCAACGATCTGGGCAAGCGCTATGCCACCCGTCAGGGCGGTTACCTGCGTATCCTCAAGTGCGGTTTCCGCGCTGGCGACAACGCGCCTATGGCGTACGTCGAGTTGGTTGATCGTCCTGTCGGTGGCGTAGTAGAAGCTGCTGAATAA
- the rpmD gene encoding 50S ribosomal protein L30 produces the protein MATVKVTLIKSMTGRIPNHKLCVKGLGLRRIGHTVEVLDTPENRGMINKAYYMLRVEG, from the coding sequence ATGGCTACCGTTAAAGTTACGCTGATCAAAAGCATGACCGGCCGCATCCCTAACCACAAACTGTGCGTTAAGGGTCTGGGTCTGCGTCGCATCGGTCACACTGTAGAAGTCCTGGATACTCCCGAGAATCGCGGGATGATCAACAAGGCTTACTACATGCTGCGCGTCGAGGGTTAA
- the rpsN gene encoding 30S ribosomal protein S14: MAKKSMKNRELKRQLTVAKYAKKRAELKAIIVDLNASPEARWEASVALQKQPRDASASRMRNRCRITGRPHGVYRKFGLGRNKLREAAMRGDVPGLVKASW, from the coding sequence ATGGCCAAGAAGAGCATGAAAAACCGCGAGCTGAAGCGTCAGCTCACGGTTGCAAAGTACGCCAAGAAGCGTGCCGAGCTGAAAGCCATCATCGTTGATCTGAACGCAAGTCCAGAAGCGCGTTGGGAAGCTTCCGTAGCTCTGCAGAAGCAGCCACGTGACGCAAGTGCCTCGCGCATGCGTAACCGCTGCCGCATCACCGGTCGTCCACACGGCGTTTACCGCAAGTTCGGCCTGGGCCGTAACAAGCTGCGTGAAGCTGCCATGCGTGGCGACGTACCGGGTCTGGTTAAAGCCAGCTGGTAA
- the rpsD gene encoding 30S ribosomal protein S4, protein MARYIGPKCKLSRREGTDLFLKSGVRALESKCNIEAAPGIHGQRRGRQSDYGTQLREKQKVRRIYGVLERQFSGYYKEAAGKKGATGENLLQLLECRLDNVVYRMGYGATRAESRQLVSHKAISVNGKTVNVPSYQVRPGDVVAVREKSKNQLRIVQALELCAQRGRVEWVEVDTEKKSGVFKNVPARSDLSADINESLIVELYSK, encoded by the coding sequence ATGGCACGTTACATTGGTCCAAAATGCAAACTGTCTCGTCGTGAAGGCACAGATCTTTTCCTGAAAAGCGGCGTTCGCGCTCTGGAATCGAAGTGCAACATCGAAGCAGCCCCAGGTATCCACGGCCAGCGTCGTGGTCGCCAATCCGATTACGGCACCCAACTGCGTGAAAAGCAGAAGGTCCGTCGTATTTATGGCGTTCTCGAGCGTCAGTTCAGCGGTTACTACAAAGAAGCTGCCGGCAAGAAAGGCGCTACTGGTGAGAACCTGCTGCAACTGCTCGAATGCCGTCTGGACAACGTTGTTTACCGTATGGGCTACGGCGCTACTCGCGCTGAATCCCGTCAGCTGGTTTCGCATAAAGCGATCAGCGTCAACGGTAAGACTGTAAACGTTCCGTCCTACCAAGTTCGTCCGGGTGACGTGGTCGCGGTTCGCGAGAAATCGAAGAACCAGCTGCGCATTGTTCAAGCCCTTGAACTGTGCGCCCAGCGTGGCCGCGTTGAGTGGGTGGAAGTAGACACTGAGAAGAAGTCGGGCGTTTTCAAGAACGTTCCTGCTCGCAGTGACCTGTCCGCCGACATCAACGAAAGCCTGATTGTCGAGCTCTACTCCAAGTAA
- the rpsE gene encoding 30S ribosomal protein S5 encodes MSNNDQKRDEGYIEKLVQVNRVAKTVKGGRIFTFTALTVVGDGKGRVGFGRGKSREVPAAIQKAMEAARRNMIQVDLNGTTLQYALKSAHGASKVYMQPASEGTGIIAGGAMRAVLEVAGVQNVLAKCYGSTNPVNVVHATFKGLKTMQSPSSIAAKRGKSVEEII; translated from the coding sequence ATGTCAAATAACGACCAAAAGCGCGACGAAGGCTACATCGAGAAGCTGGTTCAAGTTAACCGCGTTGCTAAAACCGTTAAAGGCGGCCGTATCTTCACTTTCACCGCGTTGACCGTGGTTGGTGATGGCAAGGGTCGCGTTGGTTTCGGCCGTGGCAAGTCACGTGAAGTGCCTGCTGCGATCCAGAAAGCAATGGAAGCTGCTCGTCGCAACATGATTCAAGTGGACCTCAACGGTACCACTCTGCAGTACGCCCTGAAATCCGCCCACGGCGCTTCCAAGGTTTACATGCAGCCTGCTTCTGAAGGTACCGGTATCATCGCTGGCGGCGCTATGCGCGCAGTGCTGGAAGTTGCTGGCGTTCAGAACGTACTGGCTAAGTGCTATGGTTCGACCAACCCAGTGAACGTGGTACACGCCACTTTCAAGGGTCTGAAAACCATGCAATCCCCGTCGTCCATTGCTGCCAAGCGCGGCAAGAGCGTTGAGGAGATCATCTGA
- a CDS encoding catalase, translating into MSQNKTLTTASGAPVADNQNSRSAGPRGPLLLEDFHLIEKLAHFNRENIPERRVHAKGSGAYGTFTVTKDITQYTCAKLFESVGKQTPTFLRFSTVGGERGSADTERDPRGFALKFYTEEGNWDIVGNNTPVFFIRDPLKFPDFIHTQKRLPQSNLKSAQMMWDFWSHSPEALHQLTILFSDRGIPDGYRHMHGFGSHTYSLINAQGERYWVKWHYKSRQGIKNLSPADAARIAGTDPDYAQRDLFEAIERGDFPKWRVCIQIMTEAQAAAHYENPFDVTKTWSQKEFPLIEVGELELNRNPLNYFAEVEQATFGPSNLVPGVGLSPDRMLQGRVFAYADAHRYRVGTNHQQLPVNAPRSPVNTYQRDGAMALGCTGAAPNYEPNSYSDAPKQAPQYAEPPLALSGTADRYDHREDIDYYSHAGALFRLMSDDQKALLIDNIAGTLVSVSGDVIERQLQHFFKADPAYGEGIRKALDAKHG; encoded by the coding sequence ATGAGCCAGAATAAAACACTGACTACCGCCAGTGGCGCGCCAGTGGCCGATAACCAGAATTCTCGTTCGGCTGGTCCGCGCGGCCCGCTTTTGCTGGAAGATTTCCATCTCATTGAAAAACTCGCACACTTCAATCGCGAGAATATTCCTGAGCGCCGGGTGCATGCCAAGGGCTCGGGTGCCTATGGCACCTTCACCGTTACCAAAGACATCACCCAGTACACCTGCGCCAAGCTGTTCGAGTCCGTTGGCAAGCAAACTCCGACTTTCCTGCGGTTCTCCACGGTAGGTGGTGAGCGCGGCTCGGCTGACACCGAGCGTGATCCACGCGGTTTTGCCTTGAAGTTCTATACCGAGGAAGGCAACTGGGACATCGTGGGTAACAACACGCCGGTGTTCTTCATTCGCGACCCATTGAAATTCCCGGACTTTATCCACACCCAGAAGCGTCTGCCCCAGAGCAATCTGAAGAGCGCGCAAATGATGTGGGACTTCTGGTCACACTCGCCTGAGGCGCTGCACCAGCTCACTATCCTGTTCTCCGACCGGGGCATCCCTGACGGCTACCGTCATATGCACGGCTTCGGTAGCCACACCTACAGCCTGATCAACGCCCAGGGCGAGCGTTACTGGGTCAAATGGCACTACAAGTCCAGGCAGGGCATCAAAAACCTGTCGCCGGCCGACGCTGCGCGTATCGCGGGTACCGATCCCGATTACGCCCAGCGCGATTTGTTCGAGGCCATTGAGCGTGGTGACTTCCCGAAATGGCGTGTTTGCATCCAGATCATGACCGAGGCCCAGGCGGCTGCGCATTATGAGAACCCATTCGATGTGACCAAGACCTGGTCGCAGAAAGAGTTCCCATTGATTGAGGTCGGCGAGCTTGAATTGAACCGCAACCCGCTGAACTATTTCGCTGAAGTAGAGCAGGCTACGTTCGGGCCGAGCAACTTGGTGCCTGGTGTCGGGCTTTCCCCTGACCGGATGCTCCAGGGCCGTGTGTTCGCTTACGCTGATGCGCACCGTTACCGCGTGGGTACCAATCACCAGCAACTGCCGGTGAACGCGCCGAGGAGCCCGGTCAATACCTACCAGCGCGATGGTGCCATGGCCTTGGGTTGCACCGGTGCTGCACCTAACTATGAGCCTAACAGCTACAGCGACGCTCCAAAACAGGCGCCGCAGTATGCTGAACCTCCATTGGCTCTCAGTGGTACGGCCGATCGTTACGACCACCGTGAAGATATCGACTACTACAGCCACGCCGGTGCGCTGTTCCGTCTGATGAGTGATGACCAGAAGGCGCTGTTGATCGATAACATTGCCGGGACATTGGTTAGCGTCTCCGGGGATGTCATTGAGCGTCAGTTGCAGCATTTCTTCAAGGCAGATCCAGCCTATGGTGAAGGCATCAGGAAGGCGCTGGATGCAAAACACGGCTAA
- the rpmJ gene encoding 50S ribosomal protein L36, whose amino-acid sequence MKVRASVKKLCRNCKIIRREGVVRVICSAEPRHKQRQG is encoded by the coding sequence ATGAAAGTTCGTGCATCGGTGAAAAAGCTGTGCCGTAACTGCAAGATTATTCGCCGCGAAGGTGTTGTTCGAGTAATTTGCAGCGCGGAACCACGTCACAAGCAGCGCCAAGGCTGA
- the secY gene encoding preprotein translocase subunit SecY, whose amino-acid sequence MAKQGALSALGKGGMSELWARLRFLFLAIIVYRIGAHIPVPGINPDRLADLFRQNEGTILSLFNMFSGGALERMSIFALGIMPYISASIIMQLMTAVSPQLEQLKKEGEAGRRKISQYTRYGTVVLALVQAIGMSIGLAGQGVAFSADFGFHFVAVTTFVAGAMFMMWLGEQITERGVGNGISMLIFAGIVAGLPAAIGQSFESARQGDINIFALVAIGLLAVAIIGFVVFIERGQRRIAVHYAKRQQGRKVFAAQTSHLPLKVNMAGVIPAIFASSILLFPASLGAWFGQSEGMGWLQDISQSIAPGQPLNILLFSAGIIFFCFFYTALMFNPKDVAENLKKSGAFIPGIRPGEQSARYIDGVLTRLTMFGALYMTAVCLLPQFLVVAANVPFYLGGTSLLIVVVVVMDFMSQVQSHLVSHQYESLMKKANLKGYGGSGLLR is encoded by the coding sequence ATGGCTAAGCAAGGTGCTCTCTCTGCGCTCGGCAAGGGCGGGATGTCTGAACTCTGGGCTCGTCTGCGTTTTCTGTTCCTGGCGATTATCGTCTACCGAATAGGCGCACACATTCCAGTTCCAGGCATCAACCCGGACCGGCTGGCGGACCTGTTTCGACAGAATGAGGGGACCATTCTTAGCTTGTTCAACATGTTTTCCGGCGGCGCGCTGGAACGGATGAGCATCTTTGCACTGGGGATCATGCCGTACATTTCGGCATCGATCATCATGCAGCTGATGACCGCCGTCAGCCCGCAGCTGGAGCAGTTGAAGAAGGAAGGTGAAGCTGGCCGTCGCAAGATCAGCCAGTACACCCGCTACGGCACCGTCGTCCTGGCGTTGGTCCAGGCCATTGGCATGTCCATTGGTCTGGCCGGTCAGGGCGTTGCTTTCTCTGCTGACTTTGGCTTCCATTTCGTCGCGGTCACCACGTTCGTGGCGGGTGCGATGTTCATGATGTGGCTGGGTGAGCAGATTACTGAGCGCGGTGTAGGCAACGGTATCTCGATGCTCATTTTCGCAGGTATCGTCGCCGGTCTTCCGGCAGCAATCGGGCAGTCTTTCGAGTCTGCACGTCAGGGTGATATCAACATCTTCGCCCTGGTCGCGATCGGTTTGCTGGCAGTAGCGATTATCGGTTTTGTGGTGTTCATCGAGCGTGGCCAGCGTCGTATTGCTGTTCACTACGCCAAGCGTCAGCAGGGCCGCAAGGTTTTCGCTGCGCAGACGAGCCACTTGCCGCTGAAAGTGAACATGGCTGGCGTCATTCCAGCTATTTTCGCGAGCAGCATTTTGCTGTTCCCGGCTTCGTTGGGTGCCTGGTTCGGTCAGTCTGAAGGTATGGGCTGGTTGCAGGACATCTCGCAGTCGATCGCTCCTGGTCAGCCGTTGAATATTCTGCTGTTTAGTGCAGGGATTATTTTCTTCTGCTTCTTCTATACGGCGTTGATGTTCAATCCGAAAGACGTAGCGGAAAACCTGAAGAAGTCCGGTGCCTTTATTCCGGGTATCCGTCCGGGTGAGCAGTCGGCACGCTATATCGATGGCGTTCTGACCCGCTTGACCATGTTCGGTGCTCTTTATATGACGGCCGTCTGTCTGCTGCCCCAGTTCCTGGTGGTTGCGGCAAACGTTCCGTTCTACCTTGGCGGGACCTCGTTGCTGATTGTGGTAGTGGTTGTGATGGACTTCATGTCCCAAGTACAATCGCACCTCGTTTCGCACCAGTACGAATCCCTGATGAAGAAAGCCAACCTGAAAGGCTACGGTGGCAGCGGTTTGCTGCGCTGA
- the rpsH gene encoding 30S ribosomal protein S8, which yields MSMQDPLADMLTRIRNAQMAEKSVVSMPSSTLKVAVAKVLKDEGYIAGYQVSSEVKPSLSIELKYFEGRPVIEEVKRVSRPGLRQYKSVEELPKVRGGLGVSIVSTNKGVMTDRAARAAGVGGEVLCTVF from the coding sequence ATGAGTATGCAGGACCCGTTAGCGGACATGCTAACTCGAATCCGTAATGCCCAGATGGCTGAAAAGTCCGTCGTAAGCATGCCATCTTCCACGTTGAAGGTAGCTGTGGCCAAAGTTCTGAAGGACGAAGGTTACATCGCGGGTTATCAGGTAAGCAGCGAAGTAAAACCGTCGCTTTCCATCGAGCTGAAGTACTTCGAAGGCCGTCCAGTCATCGAAGAAGTCAAACGCGTAAGTCGTCCAGGCCTGCGTCAGTACAAGTCCGTTGAAGAACTGCCAAAAGTACGTGGCGGTCTCGGCGTGTCTATCGTCTCCACCAACAAAGGTGTGATGACGGATCGTGCTGCGCGCGCTGCCGGTGTCGGCGGCGAAGTTCTTTGCACAGTGTTCTAA
- the rplO gene encoding 50S ribosomal protein L15 — protein sequence MKLNDLSPAPGSRREKHRPGRGIGSGLGKTGGRGHKGQTSRSGGTIAPGFEGGQQPLHRRLPKFGFVSLKAMDRAEVRLSELAKVEGDVVTVQSLKDANVINQNVQRVKIMLSGEVTRAVTIKGIAATKGARAAIEAAGGKFEE from the coding sequence ATGAAACTCAATGATCTGAGTCCAGCGCCGGGTTCCCGTCGCGAAAAGCATCGTCCGGGCCGTGGTATCGGTAGCGGTTTGGGTAAGACTGGTGGCCGTGGTCACAAAGGTCAGACCTCCCGTTCCGGTGGCACCATTGCTCCAGGCTTTGAAGGCGGTCAACAGCCGCTGCACCGTCGCCTGCCGAAGTTCGGTTTCGTTTCCCTGAAAGCCATGGACCGCGCAGAAGTGCGTCTGTCCGAGCTGGCCAAAGTGGAAGGCGACGTTGTCACCGTGCAATCCCTGAAGGATGCCAACGTGATTAACCAAAACGTACAGCGTGTGAAAATCATGCTGTCCGGCGAAGTTACTCGCGCAGTCACCATCAAGGGTATCGCAGCCACCAAAGGTGCGCGTGCGGCTATCGAAGCAGCTGGCGGCAAGTTCGAGGAATAA
- the rpsK gene encoding 30S ribosomal protein S11, which translates to MAKPAARPRKKIKKTVVDGIAHIHASFNNTIVTITDRQGNALSWATSGGSGFRGSRKSTPFAAQVAAERAGQAALEYGLKNLDVNVKGPGPGRESAVRALNGCGYKIASITDVTPIPHNGCRPPKKRRV; encoded by the coding sequence ATGGCAAAACCTGCTGCTCGTCCTCGTAAAAAGATTAAAAAGACAGTGGTTGATGGCATCGCCCACATCCACGCGTCTTTCAACAACACCATCGTGACCATCACCGATCGTCAAGGTAACGCTCTGTCCTGGGCTACCTCCGGCGGTTCGGGTTTCCGCGGTTCTCGCAAGTCCACCCCGTTCGCTGCTCAAGTAGCTGCTGAGCGTGCTGGTCAAGCTGCGCTGGAATATGGTCTGAAGAACCTCGACGTTAACGTCAAGGGTCCAGGTCCAGGTCGTGAGTCCGCTGTTCGTGCTCTGAACGGCTGCGGCTACAAGATCGCCAGCATCACCGACGTGACGCCAATCCCGCACAACGGGTGCCGTCCGCCGAAGAAGCGTCGCGTGTAA
- the rplX gene encoding 50S ribosomal protein L24: MQKIRRDDEIIVIAGKDKGKRGKVLKVLADDRLVVGGINLVKRHTKPNPMSGVQGGIVEKEAPLHASNVAIFNGETNKADRVGFKVEDGKKIRVFKSTQKAVDA, encoded by the coding sequence ATGCAAAAGATTCGTCGTGACGACGAGATCATCGTGATCGCCGGCAAAGACAAAGGCAAGCGCGGTAAGGTGCTCAAGGTTCTCGCTGACGACCGTCTGGTCGTTGGTGGTATCAACCTGGTGAAGCGTCATACCAAGCCTAACCCGATGTCGGGCGTACAAGGCGGTATCGTCGAGAAAGAAGCGCCACTGCACGCTTCCAACGTCGCCATTTTCAACGGCGAAACCAACAAGGCTGACCGCGTTGGTTTCAAAGTAGAAGACGGCAAGAAAATTCGTGTCTTCAAGTCGACCCAAAAAGCGGTTGATGCTTGA
- the rplF gene encoding 50S ribosomal protein L6: MSRVAKNPVKLPAGVEVKFAGQQLSVKGAKGTLELNVHSSVEVVEEAGELRFAARNGDQQTRAMAGTTRALVNNMVQGVSQGFERKLQLVGVGYKAQAKGTVLNLALGFSHPVDYELPEGITAETPSQTDILIKGIDKQLVGQVAAEIRDFRPPEPYKGKGVRYADEVVRRKEAKKK; this comes from the coding sequence ATGTCTCGCGTCGCTAAGAACCCCGTAAAGCTGCCAGCTGGTGTCGAAGTAAAATTCGCCGGCCAACAGCTTTCGGTGAAGGGTGCCAAGGGCACTCTTGAACTGAATGTTCACTCGTCCGTTGAAGTCGTTGAAGAAGCTGGTGAGCTGCGTTTCGCTGCTCGCAATGGCGATCAACAGACTCGTGCAATGGCCGGTACCACTCGTGCGTTGGTAAACAACATGGTCCAGGGCGTAAGCCAAGGCTTCGAGCGCAAGCTCCAGCTGGTCGGTGTTGGTTACAAGGCACAAGCAAAAGGCACAGTGCTGAACCTGGCTCTCGGCTTCTCGCACCCAGTGGACTACGAACTGCCGGAAGGCATCACCGCTGAGACTCCTAGCCAGACCGATATCCTGATCAAGGGCATCGACAAGCAGCTGGTGGGTCAAGTGGCCGCTGAAATCCGCGATTTCCGTCCACCAGAGCCTTACAAAGGTAAGGGTGTGCGTTACGCGGACGAAGTCGTCCGTCGTAAAGAAGCCAAGAAGAAGTAG
- the rpmC gene encoding 50S ribosomal protein L29: protein MKANELREKSAQQLNEQLLGLLRDQFNLRMQKATGQLGQSHLLSQVKRDIARVKTVLNQQAGK, encoded by the coding sequence ATGAAAGCGAATGAACTTCGTGAAAAATCAGCACAGCAACTGAACGAGCAACTGCTCGGCTTGCTGCGCGACCAGTTCAATCTGCGTATGCAGAAAGCAACTGGCCAGTTGGGGCAGTCTCACCTGCTCTCGCAAGTTAAGCGTGACATCGCTCGCGTGAAAACTGTGCTCAACCAGCAGGCAGGTAAGTAA
- the rpsQ gene encoding 30S ribosomal protein S17: MAEAEKTVRTLTGRVVSDKMDKTITVLIERRVKHPIYGKYVKRSTKLHAHDETNQCHIGDKVTIRETRPMAKTKSWALVEVLERAVEV; encoded by the coding sequence ATGGCTGAAGCCGAAAAAACCGTCCGTACGCTGACTGGCCGTGTTGTCAGCGACAAGATGGACAAGACCATCACCGTACTGATCGAGCGTCGCGTCAAGCACCCGATCTACGGTAAATACGTTAAGCGTTCGACTAAGCTGCACGCGCACGACGAAACCAACCAATGCCACATCGGCGACAAGGTCACTATTCGTGAAACTCGTCCGATGGCCAAGACCAAGTCCTGGGCGCTGGTTGAAGTTCTCGAACGCGCTGTGGAAGTCTAA
- the rplN gene encoding 50S ribosomal protein L14 — protein sequence MIQTQSMLDVADNSGARRVMCIKVLGGSHRRYAGIGDIIKVTVKEAIPRGKVKKGQVMTAVVVRTRHGVRRADGSIIRFDGNAAVLLNNKQEPIGTRIFGPVTRELRSEKFMKIVSLAPEVL from the coding sequence ATGATTCAGACTCAATCCATGCTTGATGTGGCTGATAACAGCGGCGCTCGTCGCGTTATGTGCATCAAGGTGCTTGGTGGCTCGCATCGTCGTTACGCTGGCATCGGTGACATCATCAAAGTTACCGTCAAGGAAGCAATTCCTCGCGGTAAGGTGAAGAAAGGCCAAGTGATGACTGCTGTTGTAGTCCGCACTCGCCACGGTGTTCGTCGCGCTGACGGCTCCATTATCCGCTTTGATGGCAACGCTGCTGTTCTGTTGAACAACAAGCAAGAGCCGATCGGCACCCGTATCTTTGGGCCAGTGACCCGTGAGCTTCGTTCCGAGAAGTTCATGAAGATCGTCTCGCTCGCCCCAGAAGTGCTGTAA
- the rplE gene encoding 50S ribosomal protein L5 — MARLKEIYRKEIAPKLKEELKLTNVMEVPRVTKITLNMGIGEAIGDKKIIEHAVADLEKITGQKAVVTFARKSIAGFKVREGWPIGVKVTLRRDRMYEFLDRLLAISLPRVRDFRGLNAKSFDGRGNYSMGVKEQIIFPEIDYDKIDALRGLDITLTTTARTDDEGRALLRAFKFPFRN; from the coding sequence ATGGCACGACTGAAAGAGATTTACCGGAAGGAAATCGCTCCCAAGCTTAAGGAAGAACTTAAGCTGACGAACGTGATGGAAGTTCCGCGCGTTACCAAAATCACCCTGAACATGGGTATCGGCGAAGCAATCGGTGACAAGAAAATCATCGAGCACGCTGTTGCTGACCTCGAGAAGATCACCGGTCAAAAAGCCGTTGTGACTTTCGCTCGGAAATCCATCGCGGGCTTCAAAGTCCGTGAGGGCTGGCCGATCGGCGTTAAAGTTACTCTGCGCCGTGATCGTATGTATGAATTCCTGGACCGCCTGCTGGCGATCTCCCTGCCTCGGGTTCGCGACTTCCGCGGCCTGAATGCCAAGTCCTTCGACGGTCGTGGCAATTACAGCATGGGCGTGAAAGAGCAGATCATTTTCCCGGAAATCGACTACGACAAGATCGATGCTCTGCGCGGTCTGGACATTACCCTGACCACCACTGCTCGTACGGATGATGAAGGTCGCGCTCTGCTGCGCGCTTTCAAATTCCCGTTCCGCAACTGA
- the rpsM gene encoding 30S ribosomal protein S13, translated as MARIAGVNIPDNKHTVISLTYIYGVGRTTAQKICAETGVNPAAKIKDLSDEQIEQLRSEVAKFTTEGDLRREINMKIKRLMDLGCYRGLRHRRGLPVRGQRTKTNARTRKGPRKPIRK; from the coding sequence ATGGCCCGTATTGCAGGCGTCAACATTCCAGATAACAAGCACACTGTTATCTCGCTGACCTACATCTATGGTGTTGGTCGCACTACTGCACAGAAAATTTGTGCAGAGACTGGGGTCAACCCAGCCGCAAAGATCAAGGATCTGAGCGACGAGCAGATTGAACAGCTGCGTAGCGAAGTGGCGAAGTTCACCACTGAAGGTGACCTGCGTCGCGAAATCAACATGAAAATCAAGCGCTTGATGGACCTGGGCTGCTACCGCGGTCTTCGCCATCGTCGTGGTCTTCCAGTACGCGGTCAGCGTACCAAGACCAACGCGCGTACCCGTAAAGGTCCGCGTAAGCCGATCCGCAAGTAA
- a CDS encoding DNA-directed RNA polymerase subunit alpha, giving the protein MQISVNEFLTPRHIDVQVVSPTRAKITLEPLERGFGHTLGNALRRILLSSMPGCAVVEAEIDGVLHEYSAIEGVQEDVIEILLNLKGLAIKLHGRDEVTLTLSKKGSGVVTAADIQLDHDVEIVNPDHVIANLASNGALNMKLTVARGRGYEPADSRQSDEDESRSIGRLQLDSSFSPVRRIAYVVENARVEQRTNLDKLVIDLETNGTLDPEEAIRRAATILQQQLAAFVDLKGDSEPVVVEQEDEIDPILLRPVDDLELTVRSANCLKAENIYYIGDLIQRTEVELLKTPNLGKKSLTEIKDVLASRGLSLGMRLDNWPPASLKKDDKATA; this is encoded by the coding sequence ATGCAGATTTCGGTAAATGAGTTCCTGACGCCCCGCCACATTGATGTGCAGGTCGTCAGTCCAACCCGCGCCAAGATTACGCTCGAGCCTCTCGAGCGTGGTTTCGGCCATACCCTGGGCAACGCGCTGCGACGCATCCTGTTGTCCTCAATGCCCGGCTGTGCAGTAGTCGAGGCCGAGATTGACGGTGTACTCCATGAGTACTCGGCAATCGAAGGTGTACAGGAAGACGTCATTGAAATCCTGTTGAACCTTAAAGGTCTGGCTATCAAGCTGCACGGTCGTGACGAAGTTACGCTGACCTTGTCGAAGAAGGGTTCGGGGGTGGTTACCGCTGCCGATATTCAGCTGGATCATGATGTCGAGATCGTTAACCCCGATCACGTAATCGCTAACCTGGCGTCCAACGGCGCCTTGAACATGAAGCTCACCGTAGCTCGTGGTCGTGGTTATGAACCGGCCGATTCGCGTCAGAGCGATGAAGACGAAAGCCGCAGCATTGGTCGCTTGCAGCTGGACTCTTCGTTCAGTCCGGTACGTCGTATCGCATACGTGGTGGAAAACGCCCGTGTCGAACAGCGTACTAACCTGGACAAGCTGGTTATTGATCTGGAAACCAACGGTACTCTGGATCCTGAAGAGGCTATCCGCCGCGCTGCAACCATCCTGCAACAGCAGTTGGCTGCGTTCGTCGACCTCAAGGGTGACAGTGAGCCAGTGGTAGTCGAGCAGGAAGACGAGATCGATCCGATCCTGCTTCGCCCGGTTGACGATCTGGAACTGACTGTACGTTCGGCTAACTGCCTTAAGGCGGAAAACATTTACTACATCGGCGACCTGATTCAGCGTACCGAAGTAGAACTGTTGAAGACTCCGAACCTGGGCAAGAAATCCTTGACTGAAATCAAGGACGTTCTGGCCTCCCGCGGTCTGTCCCTCGGCATGCGCCTCGACAACTGGCCGCCTGCAAGTCTTAAGAAGGACGACAAGGCGACTGCCTGA
- the rplR gene encoding 50S ribosomal protein L18 translates to MTDKKVTRLRRARKARLKMHELEVVRLCVFRSSQHIYAQVISADGSKVLASASTLDKELRDGATGNIDAATKVGQLVATRAKAAGVSQVAFDRSGFKYHGRVKALADAAREAGLEF, encoded by the coding sequence ATGACCGACAAAAAAGTTACTCGACTGCGTCGCGCTCGCAAAGCACGCCTGAAAATGCACGAACTCGAAGTCGTGCGTCTCTGCGTGTTCCGCTCTTCGCAGCACATTTATGCCCAGGTCATTTCGGCCGACGGCAGCAAAGTCCTGGCCAGCGCCTCGACTTTGGACAAAGAACTGCGTGATGGCGCCACTGGCAACATCGACGCGGCCACTAAGGTTGGCCAGCTGGTCGCTACGCGTGCAAAAGCCGCTGGCGTCTCGCAGGTGGCTTTCGACCGCTCTGGCTTCAAGTACCACGGTCGCGTGAAAGCGCTGGCTGATGCTGCTCGTGAAGCTGGGCTGGAGTTCTAA